The Oncorhynchus tshawytscha isolate Ot180627B linkage group LG08, Otsh_v2.0, whole genome shotgun sequence genome window below encodes:
- the LOC112256159 gene encoding mid1-interacting protein 1-like, producing MMQISSDPASNKNSLINVMHRFIAATNNMDQTIMVPSLLRDVPLEEQESQQVEVVENNNEPSYPNKQRDMYEHYLLLKSIKNDMEWGLLKREMSGGASFLEMAVKQEEQQSITRGLPVDESSDLEGQFHYHLRGLFGVLSKLTVQADHLTNRYKREIGGANFMR from the coding sequence ATGATGCAAATTAGCAGTGACCCAGCCAGCAACAAGAACTCCCTCATCAATGTGATGCACCGCTTCATTGCCGCAACCAACAACATGGATCAAACTATCATGGTGCCCAGCCTGTTGAGGGATGTGCCCCTGGAGGAACAGGAGAGCCAGCAGGTTGAGGTGGTGGAGAACAACAATGAGCCATCCTACCCTAACAAGCAGAGGGACATGTATGAGCACTACCTCCTCCTCAAGTCCATAAAGAATGACATGGAGTGGGGCCTGCTGAAGAGGGAGATGAGCGGCGGGGCCAGCTTCCTGGAAATGGCAGTCAAGCAAGAGGAGCAGCAGTCGATAACCAGGGGGCTCCCTGTTGACGAGAGCTCAGATCTGGAGGGCCAGTTCCACTACCACCTCAGGGGACTGTTTGGCGTCCTGTCAAAACTCACAGTGCAAGCAGACCACCTCACCAACCGCTACAAGAGGGAAATTGGAGGTGCTAACTTCATGAGATAG